The following proteins are encoded in a genomic region of Amia ocellicauda isolate fAmiCal2 chromosome 6, fAmiCal2.hap1, whole genome shotgun sequence:
- the LOC136751672 gene encoding neural cell adhesion molecule 2-like, with product MAFEGLSASTDSLFSGLGLGAVVGLAVAALILVLAAVDVGCFFLKQCGLLMCITRKMCGKKTATSGKSKDLEEGKAAYLKDGSKEPIVEMRTEEERITNPDDGSPVNEPNETTPLTEPEKLPLKEENGKESLKSEAIEVKVHSDNSIQTKEEDSKA from the exons ATGGCGTTCGAGGGCCTTTCTGCCAGCA CAGACTCCCTGTTCAGCGGCCTGGGCCTGGGCGCGGTGGTGGGGCTGGCCGTCGCGGCTCTGATCCTGGTGCTGGCCGCGGTGGACGTGGGCTGTTTCTTCCTGAAGCAGTGCGGGCTGCTCATGTGCATCACCAGGAAGATGTGCGGCAAGAAGACGGCCACCAGCGGCAAGAGCAAAGACCTGGAGGAGGGGAAGGCGGCCTACCT GAAGGATGGGTCGAAGGAGCCCATTGTTGAGATGAGAACTGAAGAGGAGAGAATAACTAACCCTGATGACGGGAGCCCTGTTAACGAGCCCAATGAGACCACACCACTCACAGAGCCAGA GAAGCTACCACTGAAAGAAGAAAACGGGAAAGAAAGTCTGAAGTCAGAAGCAATTGAGGTCAAAGTTCACAGTGACAACAGCATTCAAACAAAGGAGGAGGACAGCAAAGCATAA